Proteins found in one Ammospiza nelsoni isolate bAmmNel1 chromosome 15, bAmmNel1.pri, whole genome shotgun sequence genomic segment:
- the SHROOM4 gene encoding protein Shroom4 isoform X3, with the protein MESLDHPSQACYEGDPSPVDQGMYHSKRDSAYSSFSASSIASDCTLSLRPEEAVSIDSSLQGPRKAPDRHYLTTGAEPSASWHPEAWRAPVPPQPPVRRDSLRAAPAGRGDKCQASMSADMLHAKGRWISDTFLCQRDGEAEIVGRRKLAPYPTKDCLSADQYYMLSSHPDRCPAEPLLGESMESDNQPYVDDSMHQVPDATTAGDNPLMSPLKGHVSHRHSAPEQLLASQFRSLQLGTNSGRASPAPSGQHWTLSPLHPEGSRGGTTGAAQDPPHCPEPGCRPPPCRCCPELQQACGQDGRGTSPVLSTEGPVEEESRGGARRAGGPPHRSAQMRRRSDRFATSLRNEIQRRKAQLQKSRGPGAPLPGEEPVEETEEPPEGSVLAERQPAPSECLSSAPSEESRNSGRSADRGIPTPDPAPKGPLSPERVVPTARGRWRWSPENKLQPQHSPSHSELEGYSQGPAACSSPPPRGSDEAVLLPFADRRRFFEESSRLTPPRHSKPPAGDPSTFQPPGPEHRDVRRLSVDQPYSPPSPSRPGSAGPYAECCREQPHCYKPLGRPGELDYLRGFSYPYGVPLRPEPCRCCGGDLCPPPRPRGHTCRCHPVSWVRCPDCCYPATHPGRQESDAWPLRRAFVPEFPQGEWEPPSITRKVSQSISELSSYPPGFPRLGPFHTCLESTEPEWPPCYRATSTHDLLWDSDHLAHSPDSPPDPLHHPLRGRAFSESHLNLEPSSPWGCDQKDLFRAKLDPPSIPKKKGPPPPRPPPPDWEKYRQRRASQHLPDGAGHGSAFSAAPMPIHSIAEAVRERSQSLTGEQKGQSWGHTACPPAPSGAWPRPEAPRSLRRTPGTDAANAEICRVSGAGEKRTKMKRSGEMEEQPQRLIQNQEQGHASPRGVGECSLSLHCGSCPALPEALKPSSGAVEGVSCQGSWPQPRCMDSEERLWDVAVRDHSLASVLAPLASPGTASEVMGELLVAGERPAWRKCLQQDWHLEALAQDRQGFEPISLPPRSAASSSTFPVHFGVAVGKTEPLNKVKALPEVVEGSSEDEEEEVDHELVEKKLQLIESLSRKLVVLQEAQRGLQEDISANGALGEDVAARLQALCTPGEFDKYRLFVGDLDKVVNLLLSLSGRLARVETALGSLGPHTPAEDKLALREKQRLLVAQLEDAKELKEHVGRREEAVGAMVARYLPPEHLQDYQHFVKMKSALIAEQRELEEKIKLGQEQLRCLRESLGQASKDC; encoded by the exons ATGGAGAGCCTGGACCATCCCAGCCAGGCCTGCTATGAAGGAGACCCCTCACCCGTTGACCAGGGCATGTACCACAGTAAGCGGGACTCAGCCTacagctccttctctgccagCTCCATTGCCTCTGACTGCACCCTCTCTCTCCGTCCTGAAGAGGCCGTGTCCATTGATTCCAGCCTCCAAGGCCCCCGCAAAGCCCCTGACAGGCACTACCTGACCACAGGGGCTGAGCCATCTGCCAGCTGGCACCCTGAGGCCTGGCGGGCACCAgtgcccccccagccccctgtcAGGAGGGACAGCCTgcgagcagccccagctggcagaggggaCAAGTGCCAGGCCTCAATGTCAGCGGATATGCTGCATGCCAAGGGCCGGTGGATCTCTGACACCTTCCTCTGCCAGCGGGATGGGGAGGCAGAAATAGTGGGCAGGAGGAAACTGGCGCCATACCCCACAAAGGACTGTCTCTCTGCTGACCAGTATTACATGCTGAGCTCCCACCCGGACCGTTGCCCAGCTGAGCCACTCCTGGGGGAGAGCATGGAGTCTGACAACCAGCCATACGTGGATGACAGCATGCACCAAGTGCCTGATGCCACAACAGCAGGTGACAACCCATTGATGTCCCCTCTCAAGGGCCACGTGTCGCACCGTCACAGTGCTCCCGAGCAACTGCTGGCCTCCCAGTTCCGCTCTCTCCAACTGGGCACCAACAGCGGGCGAGCCTCTCCAGCCCCCAGTGGGCAACACTGGACCTTGTCTCCGCTGCATCCTGAGGGCAGCCGAGGGGGAACcacaggggctgcccaggaTCCCCCGCActgcccagagcctggctgcCGCCCACCGCCCTGCcgctgctgccctgagctgcagcaagcCTGCGGGCAGGATGGCCGGGGGACAAGCCCAGTACTCAGCACTGAGGGGCCAGTGGAGGAGGAGAGCCGGGGAGGGGCCCGGCGGGCTGGGGGTCCTCCCCACCGCTCTGCTCAGATGCGCCGCCGCAGCGACCGCTTTGCCACCAGCTTGCGCAACGAGATCCAGCGGCGCAAGGCCCAGCTGCAGAAGAGCCGGGGTCCTGGTGCACCTCTGCCTGGTGAGGAGCCAGTGGAGGAAACTGAGGAGCCCCCAGAGGGCAGTGTACTGGCAGAGCGACAGCCTGCCCCGTCTGAGTGTCTCAGCTCCGCACCGagtgaggagagcaggaactCTGGCCGCTCTGCAGATCGGGGCATCCCCACTCCTGACCCAGCCCCTAAAGGGCCCTTGTCCCCTGAGCGGGTGGTGCCAACAGCCAGGGGCCGCTGGCGCTGGTCTCCGGAAAACAAGCTGCAGCCACAACACTCGCCCAGCCACAGTGAACTGGAGGGCTACAGCCAGGGCCCGGCGGCCTGCAGCTCCCCACCACCACGGGGCAGCGACGAAGCAGTCCTGCTGCCCTTTGCCGACCGCCGCCGGTTCTTTGAGGAGAGCAGCCGACTGACACCACCCCGGCACAGCAAGCCGCCAGCAGGTGATCCCAGCACCTTCCAGCCCCCTGGCCCTGAGCACCGGGATGTCCGCCGCCTCTCTGTGGACCAGCCCTACAGCCCACCCTCACCCAGCCGCCCTGGCTCCGCTGGCCCCTATGCTGAGTGCTGCCGGGAGCAGCCCCACTGCTACAAGCCACTGGGGAGGCCAGGGGAGCTGGATTACCTGCGGGGCTTTTCCTACCCCTACGGGGTTCCCCTGCGCCCTGAGCCCTGCCGCTGCTGTGGAGGGGACCTGTGCCCGCCACCACGGCCCCGTGGCCACACATGCCGCTGTCACCCTGTGTCCTGGGTGCGCTGCCCTGACTGCTGCTACCCAGCTACCCATCCTGGGCGACAGGAGAGTGATGCCTGGCCCCTCCGGAGAGCTTTCGTCCCA GAATTTCCTCAGGGTGAGTGGGAACCACCTTCAATCACCAGGAAAGTCAGCCAGTCCATCAG TGAGCTCTCCAGCTACCCACCCGGTTTCCCAAGGCTTGGCCCATTCCACACCTGCCTTGAGAGCACCGAGCCAGAGTGGCCACCCTGCTACCGGGCCACATCCACGCACGACCTCTTGTGGGATAGTGACCACCTGGCCCACAGCCCTGATAGCCCCCCGGATCCGCTGCACCACCCACTAAGGGGCAGAGCCTTCTCTGAGAGCCATCTCAACCTGGAACcttccagcccctggggctgcgACCAGAAGGACCTTTTCCGTGCCAAGCTGGACCCTCCCAGCATCCCCAAAAAGAAGGGCCCTCCACCTCCCCGCCCACCTCCGCCCGACTGGGAGAAGTACAGACAGCGTCGGGCATCCCAGCACCTGCCAGATGGTGCTGGGCATGGCTCTGCCTTCTCTGCTGCCCCAATGCCAATCCACAGCATTGCTGAGGCAGTGAGGGAGCGGTCACAGAGCCTCACCGGGGAGCAGAAAGGCCAGTCCTGGGGGCACACTGCTTGCCCCCCTGCTCCGTCAGGTGCCTGGCCCCGACCTGAGGCCCCCAGATCACTCCGCAGGACTCCTGGGACCGATGCTGCCAACGCTGAAATTTGCAG GGTGTCAGGAGCCGGGGAGAAGCGGACAAAGATGAAGCGGTCTGGGGAGATGGAGGAGCAGCCCCAAAGGCTCATCCAGAACCAGGAACAGGGCCATGCCAGTCCCCGTGGGGTGGGTGagtgctccctgtccctgcattGTGGctcttgccctgccctgccggAGGCACTTAAGCCCAGTTCTGGGGCAGTGGAGGGGgtgagctgccagggcagctggccccagccccgctgcaTGGACTCTGAGGAACGACTGTGGGACGTGGCTGTCAGGGACCATTCCCTGGCCAGTGTCCTCGCccccttggcttcccctggcaccgCCAGTGAGGTGATGGgtgagctgctggtggctggggAGCGACCGGCCTGGCGGAAGTGTCTCCAGCAGGACTGGCAcctggaggccctggcacaggacag GCAAGGGTTTGAGCCCATCTCGCTGCCTCCCAGgagtgctgccagctccagtACCTTCCCAGTGCACTTTGGTGTTGCAGTGGGCAAAACTGAGCCACTCAACAAGGTAAAGGCACTGCCGGAGGTAGTGGAGGGGAGCTcggaggatgaggaggaggaggtggacCATGAGCTGGTGGAAAAGAAG ctgcagctgatcgAGAGTCTGAGCCGCAagctggtggtgctgcaggaggcacagcgggggctgcaggaggacaTTAGTGCCAATGGGGCACTGGGTGAAGATGTGGCTGCTCGCCTGCAAGCCCTCTGCACCCCAGGGGAGTTCGACAAGTACCGCCTCTTCGTGGGTGACCTGGACAAGGTGGTCaacctcctgctctccctctcgGGTCGCCTGGCCCGGGTGGaaactgccctgggcagcctcgGGCCACACACCCCTGCTGAGGACAAG CTGGCCCTGCGGGAGAAGCAGCGGCTGttggtggcacagctggaggatgCCAAAGAGCTGAAGGAGCATGTGGGGCGGCGTGAGGAGGCAGTGGGTGCCATGGTGGCACGGTACCTGCCCCCTGAGCACCTCCAGGACTACCAGCACTTCGTCAAGATGAAGTCAGCCCTCATTGCTGAGCAGAGAGAGCTGGAAGAGAAGATCAAGCTGGGCCAGGAACAGCTCAGGTGCCTGCGTGAGAGCCTTGGCCAGGCCTCCAAGGACTGCTAG
- the SHROOM4 gene encoding protein Shroom4 isoform X1, with translation MERAEGRPGAPQYVHVQLQGGAPWGFTLRGGLEHGEPLIVSKVEDGGKAALSRRLQPGDELVNISGTPLYGSRQEALILIKGSYRTLKMVVRRRSVPVFRPHSWHVAKLAESRPDVPTMHCPADAFSFSWPSGCDVSTDRSSSIGSMESLDHPSQACYEGDPSPVDQGMYHSKRDSAYSSFSASSIASDCTLSLRPEEAVSIDSSLQGPRKAPDRHYLTTGAEPSASWHPEAWRAPVPPQPPVRRDSLRAAPAGRGDKCQASMSADMLHAKGRWISDTFLCQRDGEAEIVGRRKLAPYPTKDCLSADQYYMLSSHPDRCPAEPLLGESMESDNQPYVDDSMHQVPDATTAGDNPLMSPLKGHVSHRHSAPEQLLASQFRSLQLGTNSGRASPAPSGQHWTLSPLHPEGSRGGTTGAAQDPPHCPEPGCRPPPCRCCPELQQACGQDGRGTSPVLSTEGPVEEESRGGARRAGGPPHRSAQMRRRSDRFATSLRNEIQRRKAQLQKSRGPGAPLPGEEPVEETEEPPEGSVLAERQPAPSECLSSAPSEESRNSGRSADRGIPTPDPAPKGPLSPERVVPTARGRWRWSPENKLQPQHSPSHSELEGYSQGPAACSSPPPRGSDEAVLLPFADRRRFFEESSRLTPPRHSKPPAGDPSTFQPPGPEHRDVRRLSVDQPYSPPSPSRPGSAGPYAECCREQPHCYKPLGRPGELDYLRGFSYPYGVPLRPEPCRCCGGDLCPPPRPRGHTCRCHPVSWVRCPDCCYPATHPGRQESDAWPLRRAFVPEFPQGEWEPPSITRKVSQSISELSSYPPGFPRLGPFHTCLESTEPEWPPCYRATSTHDLLWDSDHLAHSPDSPPDPLHHPLRGRAFSESHLNLEPSSPWGCDQKDLFRAKLDPPSIPKKKGPPPPRPPPPDWEKYRQRRASQHLPDGAGHGSAFSAAPMPIHSIAEAVRERSQSLTGEQKGQSWGHTACPPAPSGAWPRPEAPRSLRRTPGTDAANAEICRVSGAGEKRTKMKRSGEMEEQPQRLIQNQEQGHASPRGVGECSLSLHCGSCPALPEALKPSSGAVEGVSCQGSWPQPRCMDSEERLWDVAVRDHSLASVLAPLASPGTASEVMGELLVAGERPAWRKCLQQDWHLEALAQDRQGFEPISLPPRSAASSSTFPVHFGVAVGKTEPLNKVKALPEVVEGSSEDEEEEVDHELVEKKLQLIESLSRKLVVLQEAQRGLQEDISANGALGEDVAARLQALCTPGEFDKYRLFVGDLDKVVNLLLSLSGRLARVETALGSLGPHTPAEDKLALREKQRLLVAQLEDAKELKEHVGRREEAVGAMVARYLPPEHLQDYQHFVKMKSALIAEQRELEEKIKLGQEQLRCLRESLGQASKDC, from the exons GTGGAGGATGGGGGCAAGGCTGCACTGTCCCGCCGGCTGCAGCCAGGTGATGAGCTGGTGAACATCAGCGGGACCCCACTGTACGGATCCCGCCAGGAGGCCCTCATCCTCATCAAGGGCTCCTACCGCACTCTGAAGATGGTTGTTCGCAG GAGGAGCGTGCCCGTCTTCCGGCCCCATTCCTGGCATGTGGCCAAACTTGCCGAAAGCCGCCCAGACGTCCCCACCATGCACTGCCCGGCTGATGCCTTCAGCTTCTCCTGGCCTTCGGGGTGTGATGTCAG cactgaCCGGAGCAGCTCCATCGGGAGCATGGAGAGCCTGGACCATCCCAGCCAGGCCTGCTATGAAGGAGACCCCTCACCCGTTGACCAGGGCATGTACCACAGTAAGCGGGACTCAGCCTacagctccttctctgccagCTCCATTGCCTCTGACTGCACCCTCTCTCTCCGTCCTGAAGAGGCCGTGTCCATTGATTCCAGCCTCCAAGGCCCCCGCAAAGCCCCTGACAGGCACTACCTGACCACAGGGGCTGAGCCATCTGCCAGCTGGCACCCTGAGGCCTGGCGGGCACCAgtgcccccccagccccctgtcAGGAGGGACAGCCTgcgagcagccccagctggcagaggggaCAAGTGCCAGGCCTCAATGTCAGCGGATATGCTGCATGCCAAGGGCCGGTGGATCTCTGACACCTTCCTCTGCCAGCGGGATGGGGAGGCAGAAATAGTGGGCAGGAGGAAACTGGCGCCATACCCCACAAAGGACTGTCTCTCTGCTGACCAGTATTACATGCTGAGCTCCCACCCGGACCGTTGCCCAGCTGAGCCACTCCTGGGGGAGAGCATGGAGTCTGACAACCAGCCATACGTGGATGACAGCATGCACCAAGTGCCTGATGCCACAACAGCAGGTGACAACCCATTGATGTCCCCTCTCAAGGGCCACGTGTCGCACCGTCACAGTGCTCCCGAGCAACTGCTGGCCTCCCAGTTCCGCTCTCTCCAACTGGGCACCAACAGCGGGCGAGCCTCTCCAGCCCCCAGTGGGCAACACTGGACCTTGTCTCCGCTGCATCCTGAGGGCAGCCGAGGGGGAACcacaggggctgcccaggaTCCCCCGCActgcccagagcctggctgcCGCCCACCGCCCTGCcgctgctgccctgagctgcagcaagcCTGCGGGCAGGATGGCCGGGGGACAAGCCCAGTACTCAGCACTGAGGGGCCAGTGGAGGAGGAGAGCCGGGGAGGGGCCCGGCGGGCTGGGGGTCCTCCCCACCGCTCTGCTCAGATGCGCCGCCGCAGCGACCGCTTTGCCACCAGCTTGCGCAACGAGATCCAGCGGCGCAAGGCCCAGCTGCAGAAGAGCCGGGGTCCTGGTGCACCTCTGCCTGGTGAGGAGCCAGTGGAGGAAACTGAGGAGCCCCCAGAGGGCAGTGTACTGGCAGAGCGACAGCCTGCCCCGTCTGAGTGTCTCAGCTCCGCACCGagtgaggagagcaggaactCTGGCCGCTCTGCAGATCGGGGCATCCCCACTCCTGACCCAGCCCCTAAAGGGCCCTTGTCCCCTGAGCGGGTGGTGCCAACAGCCAGGGGCCGCTGGCGCTGGTCTCCGGAAAACAAGCTGCAGCCACAACACTCGCCCAGCCACAGTGAACTGGAGGGCTACAGCCAGGGCCCGGCGGCCTGCAGCTCCCCACCACCACGGGGCAGCGACGAAGCAGTCCTGCTGCCCTTTGCCGACCGCCGCCGGTTCTTTGAGGAGAGCAGCCGACTGACACCACCCCGGCACAGCAAGCCGCCAGCAGGTGATCCCAGCACCTTCCAGCCCCCTGGCCCTGAGCACCGGGATGTCCGCCGCCTCTCTGTGGACCAGCCCTACAGCCCACCCTCACCCAGCCGCCCTGGCTCCGCTGGCCCCTATGCTGAGTGCTGCCGGGAGCAGCCCCACTGCTACAAGCCACTGGGGAGGCCAGGGGAGCTGGATTACCTGCGGGGCTTTTCCTACCCCTACGGGGTTCCCCTGCGCCCTGAGCCCTGCCGCTGCTGTGGAGGGGACCTGTGCCCGCCACCACGGCCCCGTGGCCACACATGCCGCTGTCACCCTGTGTCCTGGGTGCGCTGCCCTGACTGCTGCTACCCAGCTACCCATCCTGGGCGACAGGAGAGTGATGCCTGGCCCCTCCGGAGAGCTTTCGTCCCA GAATTTCCTCAGGGTGAGTGGGAACCACCTTCAATCACCAGGAAAGTCAGCCAGTCCATCAG TGAGCTCTCCAGCTACCCACCCGGTTTCCCAAGGCTTGGCCCATTCCACACCTGCCTTGAGAGCACCGAGCCAGAGTGGCCACCCTGCTACCGGGCCACATCCACGCACGACCTCTTGTGGGATAGTGACCACCTGGCCCACAGCCCTGATAGCCCCCCGGATCCGCTGCACCACCCACTAAGGGGCAGAGCCTTCTCTGAGAGCCATCTCAACCTGGAACcttccagcccctggggctgcgACCAGAAGGACCTTTTCCGTGCCAAGCTGGACCCTCCCAGCATCCCCAAAAAGAAGGGCCCTCCACCTCCCCGCCCACCTCCGCCCGACTGGGAGAAGTACAGACAGCGTCGGGCATCCCAGCACCTGCCAGATGGTGCTGGGCATGGCTCTGCCTTCTCTGCTGCCCCAATGCCAATCCACAGCATTGCTGAGGCAGTGAGGGAGCGGTCACAGAGCCTCACCGGGGAGCAGAAAGGCCAGTCCTGGGGGCACACTGCTTGCCCCCCTGCTCCGTCAGGTGCCTGGCCCCGACCTGAGGCCCCCAGATCACTCCGCAGGACTCCTGGGACCGATGCTGCCAACGCTGAAATTTGCAG GGTGTCAGGAGCCGGGGAGAAGCGGACAAAGATGAAGCGGTCTGGGGAGATGGAGGAGCAGCCCCAAAGGCTCATCCAGAACCAGGAACAGGGCCATGCCAGTCCCCGTGGGGTGGGTGagtgctccctgtccctgcattGTGGctcttgccctgccctgccggAGGCACTTAAGCCCAGTTCTGGGGCAGTGGAGGGGgtgagctgccagggcagctggccccagccccgctgcaTGGACTCTGAGGAACGACTGTGGGACGTGGCTGTCAGGGACCATTCCCTGGCCAGTGTCCTCGCccccttggcttcccctggcaccgCCAGTGAGGTGATGGgtgagctgctggtggctggggAGCGACCGGCCTGGCGGAAGTGTCTCCAGCAGGACTGGCAcctggaggccctggcacaggacag GCAAGGGTTTGAGCCCATCTCGCTGCCTCCCAGgagtgctgccagctccagtACCTTCCCAGTGCACTTTGGTGTTGCAGTGGGCAAAACTGAGCCACTCAACAAGGTAAAGGCACTGCCGGAGGTAGTGGAGGGGAGCTcggaggatgaggaggaggaggtggacCATGAGCTGGTGGAAAAGAAG ctgcagctgatcgAGAGTCTGAGCCGCAagctggtggtgctgcaggaggcacagcgggggctgcaggaggacaTTAGTGCCAATGGGGCACTGGGTGAAGATGTGGCTGCTCGCCTGCAAGCCCTCTGCACCCCAGGGGAGTTCGACAAGTACCGCCTCTTCGTGGGTGACCTGGACAAGGTGGTCaacctcctgctctccctctcgGGTCGCCTGGCCCGGGTGGaaactgccctgggcagcctcgGGCCACACACCCCTGCTGAGGACAAG CTGGCCCTGCGGGAGAAGCAGCGGCTGttggtggcacagctggaggatgCCAAAGAGCTGAAGGAGCATGTGGGGCGGCGTGAGGAGGCAGTGGGTGCCATGGTGGCACGGTACCTGCCCCCTGAGCACCTCCAGGACTACCAGCACTTCGTCAAGATGAAGTCAGCCCTCATTGCTGAGCAGAGAGAGCTGGAAGAGAAGATCAAGCTGGGCCAGGAACAGCTCAGGTGCCTGCGTGAGAGCCTTGGCCAGGCCTCCAAGGACTGCTAG